One genomic window of Kaistia geumhonensis includes the following:
- a CDS encoding carbohydrate ABC transporter permease: MAAVRSRGQLVANRAAIAAVLVITLVFLAPIYWIGSTAFKPRALATTVPPTVFFTPEITPFIKLFTKRVQLTKPVDQETRDAAPWWEQRIIDNGERVLRTGENVQLSAYPSRFMNSLIIAVTSTVLAVGMGTFTAYGFSRFRVKGEQDLLFFILSTRMLPPVVVAIPMFLMYRAVGMTDTHIGLIILYTAFNLSFSVWLMKGFMDEIPKEYEEAALVDGYTRMQAFFKIVLPEAATGIAATAVFCFITAWNEYAFALIMTNRRAQTAPPFIPSQLGSGVIDWTVIAAGTFLFLVPVAIFTFALRGHLLRGVTFGAIRK; encoded by the coding sequence ATGGCCGCCGTCCGTTCCCGCGGCCAGCTGGTCGCCAACCGCGCGGCCATCGCCGCCGTCCTCGTCATCACGCTGGTCTTCCTCGCCCCGATCTACTGGATCGGCTCGACGGCCTTCAAGCCGCGCGCGCTGGCGACCACCGTGCCGCCGACCGTGTTCTTCACGCCTGAGATCACGCCCTTCATCAAGCTGTTCACCAAGCGCGTCCAGCTCACCAAGCCGGTCGACCAGGAGACGCGCGACGCCGCGCCCTGGTGGGAGCAGCGCATCATCGACAATGGCGAGCGCGTGCTGAGAACCGGGGAGAACGTGCAGCTCTCGGCCTATCCGAGCCGCTTCATGAACTCGCTGATCATCGCCGTGACCTCGACGGTGCTCGCCGTCGGCATGGGGACGTTCACGGCCTATGGCTTCTCGCGCTTCCGCGTGAAGGGCGAGCAGGACCTGCTCTTCTTCATCCTCTCGACGCGCATGCTGCCGCCGGTCGTGGTCGCGATCCCCATGTTCCTGATGTACCGGGCGGTCGGAATGACCGACACGCATATCGGCCTCATCATCCTCTACACCGCCTTCAACCTCTCCTTCTCGGTCTGGCTCATGAAAGGCTTCATGGACGAGATTCCGAAGGAATATGAGGAGGCGGCTCTGGTCGACGGCTACACACGCATGCAGGCCTTCTTCAAGATCGTGCTGCCGGAGGCGGCGACGGGCATCGCGGCGACCGCGGTGTTCTGCTTCATCACCGCCTGGAACGAATATGCCTTCGCGCTGATCATGACCAACCGGCGCGCCCAGACGGCGCCGCCGTTCATTCCCTCGCAGCTCGGCTCCGGCGTCATCGACTGGACCGTGATCGCCGCGGGAACCTTCCTGTTCCTGGTGCCGGTCGCGATCTTCACCTTCGCCCTTCGCGGCCATCTGCTGCGCGGCGTCACCTTCGGCGCCATCCGGAAGTGA
- a CDS encoding carbohydrate ABC transporter permease, whose translation MTRLDPGSRAAARGWSDLTIRNMFIIPTIAFLIVFNIFPLIYSLGYSFTDYRASTNQAANFVGLQNYRELLGDEFIWNNFVVTAKYVIVSVTGQVVVGFGIALLLNRAIPFKGLITTLLLLPMMMSMAVVGLFWKLLYDPSWGVINYVFHLGDFAWLSNRDAALYAVAITDIWMWSPFVMLLSLAGLSAVPKHLYEAAAIDRAGKFYTFRRITLPLVAPILLIAIIFRTMEAFKTFDLAYVMSSQDTTELISIRLYKMAFQEWQTGRSSALAYIVLIMVLAITNIYVKYLNRVKER comes from the coding sequence ATGACCAGACTCGATCCGGGATCGCGTGCCGCGGCGCGCGGCTGGAGCGATCTCACGATCCGCAACATGTTCATCATTCCGACGATCGCCTTCCTGATCGTCTTCAACATCTTTCCGCTGATCTATTCGCTCGGCTATTCCTTCACCGACTACCGGGCCTCGACGAACCAGGCGGCGAATTTCGTCGGCCTTCAGAACTATCGGGAGCTGCTCGGCGACGAGTTCATCTGGAACAATTTCGTCGTGACCGCGAAATACGTCATCGTCTCGGTGACGGGCCAGGTGGTCGTCGGCTTCGGCATCGCGCTTCTGCTCAACCGCGCCATCCCGTTCAAGGGGCTCATCACGACGCTGCTTCTGCTGCCGATGATGATGTCGATGGCGGTGGTGGGCCTCTTCTGGAAGCTGCTCTACGACCCGTCCTGGGGCGTCATCAACTACGTGTTCCACCTCGGCGACTTCGCCTGGCTCTCGAACCGCGACGCGGCGCTCTATGCCGTCGCCATCACCGATATCTGGATGTGGTCGCCCTTCGTGATGCTCCTGTCGCTCGCCGGGCTCTCGGCGGTGCCGAAGCACCTCTACGAGGCGGCGGCGATCGACCGCGCCGGCAAGTTCTACACCTTCCGCCGCATCACGCTGCCGCTGGTGGCGCCGATCCTTCTCATCGCGATCATCTTCCGCACCATGGAGGCCTTCAAGACCTTCGACCTCGCCTATGTCATGTCCAGCCAGGACACGACCGAGCTGATCTCGATCCGCCTCTACAAGATGGCCTTCCAGGAGTGGCAGACCGGCCGATCGAGCGCGCTCGCCTACATCGTGCTGATCATGGTGCTCGCCATCACCAACATCTACGTCAAGTATCTCAACCGGGTGAAGGAGCGCTAG
- a CDS encoding ABC transporter substrate-binding protein, whose product MRKTFTGLLAGVGFTLVGVASAAAEDLTIFWAEWDPANYLQELVNEYSKESGDTVTVETTPWSDFQTKAFTEFNAKGDAYDLVVGDSQWLGAGATGGHYVDLTEFFNKHKLSEVMAPATVKYYAEYPSNSGKYWAIPLEGDAVGWAYRKDWFEDPKEKEAFKAKYGYDLDVPKTFKELRDIAEFFYRPDEKRYGIAIYTQTTYDALAMGFENALFSYGGDLGDYSTYKVEGIVNAPVAVEALEMYKELYKFTPPNWGNTFFQEDNQAITEGLAAMSMNYFAFFPSLLNEATNPHAKVTGFFANPAGPTGVQSAALGGQGISIVSYSKKQEAAMRFLEWFIRDDVQKKWAELGGYTCSQAVLKSAEFQNATPYNKAFYETMFKVKDFWAVPEYAELLSQLNNRLGPYVVGDKGTAKEALDGLAKDWTETFTKYGRYSN is encoded by the coding sequence CTGAGGAAGACCTTTACGGGCTTGCTTGCCGGCGTCGGCTTCACGCTGGTCGGTGTCGCGAGCGCGGCAGCGGAAGATCTGACGATCTTCTGGGCCGAATGGGATCCGGCGAACTATCTGCAGGAACTCGTCAACGAATATTCCAAGGAATCCGGCGACACGGTCACGGTCGAGACGACGCCGTGGTCGGATTTCCAGACCAAGGCCTTCACCGAGTTCAACGCCAAGGGCGACGCCTACGACCTCGTCGTCGGCGACAGCCAGTGGCTCGGTGCCGGCGCGACCGGCGGTCACTATGTCGACCTGACCGAATTCTTCAACAAGCACAAGCTCAGCGAAGTCATGGCGCCGGCGACGGTGAAATACTACGCCGAGTACCCGTCCAACAGCGGCAAATACTGGGCCATCCCGCTCGAGGGCGACGCCGTCGGCTGGGCTTATCGCAAGGACTGGTTCGAGGATCCGAAGGAGAAGGAGGCGTTCAAGGCCAAATACGGCTACGACCTCGACGTCCCGAAGACCTTCAAGGAGCTGCGCGACATCGCCGAGTTCTTCTATCGCCCGGACGAGAAGCGCTACGGCATCGCCATCTATACGCAGACGACCTATGACGCGCTCGCCATGGGCTTCGAGAATGCGCTGTTCTCCTATGGCGGCGATCTCGGCGACTATTCGACCTACAAGGTCGAGGGCATCGTCAACGCCCCGGTCGCCGTCGAGGCGCTGGAGATGTACAAGGAGCTCTACAAGTTCACGCCGCCCAACTGGGGCAACACCTTCTTCCAGGAGGACAACCAGGCCATCACCGAAGGTCTGGCGGCGATGAGCATGAACTACTTCGCCTTCTTCCCCTCGCTGCTCAACGAGGCGACCAACCCGCACGCCAAGGTCACCGGCTTCTTCGCCAACCCGGCGGGCCCGACGGGCGTGCAGTCCGCCGCGCTCGGCGGCCAGGGCATCTCGATCGTCTCCTATTCCAAGAAGCAGGAAGCGGCGATGCGCTTCCTGGAATGGTTCATCCGCGACGACGTGCAGAAGAAGTGGGCCGAACTCGGCGGCTATACCTGCTCGCAGGCGGTGCTGAAGTCGGCCGAATTCCAGAATGCCACGCCTTATAACAAGGCCTTCTACGAGACCATGTTCAAGGTGAAGGACTTCTGGGCGGTGCCGGAATATGCCGAGCTGCTCTCGCAGCTCAACAACCGCCTCGGCCCCTATGTCGTCGGCGACAAGGGCACGGCCAAGGAAGCGCTGGACGGCCTCGCCAAGGACTGGACCGAGACCTTCACGAAATACGGCCGCTACTCGAACTGA
- a CDS encoding TetR/AcrR family transcriptional regulator → MSVSGQGQLRGEVEKGPRGRMKRLMLDTAIRLMQDGGSPSVSDVAEAAGVSRATAYRYFPSQAAMIQAAVDEALGPVLGWRAETEDAEANVAALFGFAFHRMEAFEATHRAALLLALDQWQRRRAGTLGTEARVVRGNRRGLLKAAVEPLAAEIGRERTERVTQALSLLFGIEAIVILKDLWGLDVDAAEDVASWAARALIRTAKAEAAEGETAATGPAPAEGETGRPRKKGA, encoded by the coding sequence ATGTCAGTCTCAGGTCAAGGCCAGCTCCGGGGGGAGGTCGAGAAGGGACCGCGCGGCCGCATGAAGCGGCTGATGCTGGATACCGCCATCCGGCTCATGCAGGATGGCGGCAGTCCGTCGGTCTCGGACGTGGCGGAGGCGGCGGGCGTGTCGCGCGCGACGGCCTATCGCTATTTCCCCAGCCAGGCGGCGATGATTCAGGCCGCCGTGGACGAGGCGCTCGGTCCGGTGTTGGGCTGGAGGGCCGAGACGGAGGATGCCGAGGCCAATGTCGCGGCGCTGTTCGGCTTCGCCTTCCACCGGATGGAGGCGTTCGAGGCGACGCATCGGGCGGCTCTGCTGCTGGCGCTCGACCAGTGGCAGCGTCGGCGGGCCGGGACGCTCGGCACCGAGGCGCGGGTCGTGCGCGGCAACCGCCGCGGCCTGCTGAAGGCGGCGGTCGAGCCGCTGGCGGCCGAGATCGGCCGCGAGAGGACGGAGAGGGTCACACAGGCGCTGTCGCTGCTGTTCGGCATCGAGGCGATCGTGATCCTCAAGGATCTGTGGGGTTTGGACGTCGACGCGGCCGAGGACGTGGCCAGCTGGGCGGCGAGGGCATTGATCCGGACGGCGAAGGCGGAGGCAGCGGAGGGAGAGACCGCGGCCACCGGACCGGCGCCGGCCGAGGGAGAGACAGGGAGACCGCGCAAGAAGGGGGCCTGA
- a CDS encoding Tm-1-like ATP-binding domain-containing protein translates to MSRIYIVGTADTKGEELIFLKGVIDAAGMETVLVDVSTRPASIAAEIPPEAVAALHPEGARAVLGLSDRGTAVSAMGEAFARFIAGRDDIGGVIGIGGGGGTSIVTAGMRRLPIGLPKLMVSTLAAGDVGAYVGVSDIVMMPSVTDLAGLNRISRTVLQNAAHAIVGMVRYPVVETSGLPPIGLTMFGVTTPCVTRVAELLRGEHDCMVFHATGTGGRSMEKLVDSGLLVGLVDVTTTEIADHLVGGVLSAGADRLGAVARSGIPYVGSLGALDMVNFWAMDTVPVEFRDRTLYRHNPNITLMRTTVEENRAIAAFIAEKLNACEGEVRLLIPEKGVSALDVEGGPFFDPEADAALFDTIEALLVQTGRRRILRLPLHINDPAFADALAREFRAISAQA, encoded by the coding sequence ATGTCGCGCATCTACATCGTCGGCACGGCCGACACGAAGGGCGAGGAACTCATCTTCCTCAAGGGCGTCATCGACGCCGCCGGCATGGAGACCGTCCTCGTCGACGTTTCGACCCGCCCCGCCTCGATCGCCGCCGAAATCCCCCCCGAGGCGGTGGCGGCGCTTCATCCGGAGGGTGCGCGGGCCGTGCTCGGCCTTTCCGATCGCGGCACCGCCGTCTCGGCCATGGGCGAGGCCTTCGCGCGCTTCATCGCCGGCCGCGACGACATCGGAGGCGTGATCGGTATCGGCGGCGGCGGCGGCACGTCGATCGTGACCGCGGGCATGCGGCGGCTTCCCATCGGCCTTCCCAAGCTGATGGTCTCGACGCTCGCCGCCGGCGATGTCGGCGCCTATGTCGGCGTCTCGGACATCGTGATGATGCCGTCCGTCACCGATCTCGCGGGCCTCAACCGCATCAGCCGCACGGTGCTGCAGAACGCCGCCCATGCCATCGTCGGCATGGTGCGCTATCCGGTCGTCGAGACCTCCGGCCTGCCGCCGATCGGCCTCACCATGTTCGGCGTCACCACGCCTTGCGTCACGCGGGTGGCCGAACTCCTGCGCGGCGAGCACGACTGCATGGTGTTCCACGCGACGGGCACCGGCGGGCGCAGCATGGAGAAGCTCGTCGACAGCGGCCTGCTGGTCGGTCTTGTCGACGTCACGACGACGGAGATCGCGGATCATCTGGTCGGCGGCGTGCTCTCGGCCGGGGCCGACCGCCTCGGCGCGGTGGCGCGCAGCGGCATCCCCTATGTCGGCTCGCTCGGCGCGCTCGACATGGTCAATTTCTGGGCCATGGACACTGTGCCGGTAGAGTTCCGCGACCGGACTCTCTACCGCCACAATCCGAACATCACGCTGATGCGCACCACGGTGGAGGAGAACCGCGCCATCGCCGCCTTCATCGCGGAAAAGCTCAATGCCTGCGAGGGCGAGGTGCGGCTGCTGATCCCGGAAAAGGGCGTCTCGGCGCTCGACGTCGAGGGCGGCCCCTTCTTCGATCCCGAGGCCGACGCCGCGCTGTTCGACACCATCGAGGCGCTTCTCGTCCAGACCGGGCGGCGACGCATCCTGCGCCTGCCGCTTCACATCAATGACCCGGCCTTCGCCGATGCGCTGGCCCGGGAGTTCCGCGCGATCAGCGCACAAGCATGA
- a CDS encoding phosphoenolpyruvate hydrolase family protein: MPFIPRRQILEKFNDMVARRVPIIGGGAGTGLSAKCEEAGGIDLIIIYNSGRYRMAGRGSAAGLLAYGNANEIVKDMAHEVLPVVRHTPVLAGVNGTDPFLLMPHFLAELKAMGFSGVQNFPTIGLFDGVMRASFEETGMGFGLEVDMIRAAHEIDLLTTPYVFNAEESRAMAEAGADIIVAHMGVTVGGAIGATSAKTLADCVGEIDAIAEAAMAVRKDVIILCHGGPIAQPEDAGWILQRTANCHGFYGASSMERLPVEVALTDQTRRFKALTF, translated from the coding sequence ATGCCGTTCATTCCGCGCCGACAGATCCTCGAAAAGTTCAACGACATGGTGGCGCGCCGCGTGCCGATCATCGGCGGCGGCGCCGGCACGGGCCTGTCGGCCAAATGCGAGGAGGCGGGCGGGATCGACCTGATCATCATCTACAATTCCGGACGCTACCGCATGGCCGGTCGCGGCTCGGCGGCGGGCCTGCTCGCCTATGGCAACGCCAACGAGATCGTGAAGGACATGGCGCACGAGGTGCTGCCGGTCGTCCGCCACACGCCGGTTCTGGCCGGCGTCAACGGCACCGACCCCTTCCTGCTGATGCCGCATTTCCTGGCGGAGCTGAAGGCGATGGGCTTTTCCGGCGTCCAGAACTTCCCGACCATCGGCCTCTTCGACGGCGTGATGCGCGCGAGCTTCGAGGAGACCGGCATGGGCTTCGGCCTCGAGGTCGACATGATCCGCGCGGCGCACGAGATCGACCTCCTGACGACGCCCTATGTCTTCAATGCCGAGGAATCGCGCGCGATGGCGGAGGCCGGCGCCGACATCATCGTCGCCCATATGGGCGTCACCGTCGGCGGAGCGATCGGCGCGACATCGGCAAAGACGCTGGCGGACTGCGTCGGCGAGATCGACGCCATCGCCGAGGCGGCGATGGCGGTCAGGAAGGACGTCATCATCCTCTGCCATGGCGGCCCGATCGCCCAGCCCGAGGATGCCGGCTGGATCCTGCAGCGCACGGCCAACTGCCACGGTTTCTACGGCGCCTCCAGCATGGAGCGGCTGCCGGTCGAGGTCGCGCTCACCGACCAGACGCGGCGTTTCAAGGCGCTGACCTTCTAG
- a CDS encoding cupin domain-containing protein: MSEGQFVIAAETEPEVLDWGRLRWMSHPPKTGADQLTVIDVTLSPGKGHNFHKHPDQEEVIYVTGGRVEQWLGMEKRILTVGDSAFIPAGLVHASFNAGAEDAHVVAILGPCIGQNGYVSVEVGSEAPWKDLR, from the coding sequence ATGTCCGAGGGACAGTTCGTCATCGCCGCCGAGACCGAGCCCGAGGTGCTCGACTGGGGCCGCCTCAGATGGATGAGCCACCCGCCGAAGACCGGCGCCGACCAGTTGACCGTCATCGACGTGACGCTCTCGCCCGGCAAGGGCCACAACTTCCACAAGCATCCCGACCAGGAAGAGGTGATCTATGTCACCGGCGGCCGGGTGGAGCAGTGGCTGGGGATGGAGAAGCGGATCCTGACGGTCGGCGACTCGGCCTTCATCCCCGCCGGCCTCGTCCATGCCTCGTTCAATGCCGGAGCCGAGGATGCGCATGTCGTCGCCATTCTCGGCCCCTGCATCGGCCAGAACGGCTATGTTTCGGTCGAGGTCGGCAGCGAGGCGCCCTGGAAGGACCTTCGCTGA